In a single window of the Raphanus sativus cultivar WK10039 chromosome 9, ASM80110v3, whole genome shotgun sequence genome:
- the LOC108823372 gene encoding E3 ubiquitin-protein ligase CIP8 — MSDDAPSDPHWCYHCNKRVVVETLHGESVVVCSECNKGFVESIQPIPRSPPLSPDLRVEDSSIGSHFLQMLRLLTHAPSPPRLDVLSYEDEFFGLELNSRNEIDDEEEEDEEDEEEEEEEDRGEELFPITTRSITGRNRILDWAEILMGIEDNSGNAADYVDDGAGYEALLQNLAEGDGGGGGGGGGRRGAPPAAKSAIEALETFEVCGSDDKMVCAVCKDGMVVGETVKKLPCGHCYHGNCILPWLGTRNSCPVCRFQLMTDDAEYEEERKKRSTINNTNTALTDSSAASSST, encoded by the coding sequence ATGTCCGACGACGCTCCGTCGGATCCGCACTGGTGCTACCACTGCAACAAACGCGTCGTCGTCGAAACTCTACACGGCGAATCCGTCGTCGTCTGCTCCGAATGTAACAAAGGCTTCGTCGAATCGATCCAGCCGATCCCACGTTCGCCGCCGCTCTCCCCAGATCTGAGGGTAGAAGACTCCAGCATCGGCTCGCATTTCCTCCAGATGCTCCGTCTCTTGACCCACGCGCCGTCTCCGCCGCGTCTCGACGTGTTGTCGTACGAGGACGAGTTCTTCGGGTTGGAGCTTAATAGCCGAAACGAAATCGacgatgaggaggaggaggatgaggaggatgaagaagaagaagaagaggaggatcGAGGAGAGGAGCTGTTTCCTATCACGACGCGATCGATAACCGGACGTAACCGGATTCTCGATTGGGCCGAGATTCTAATGGGAATCGAAGACAATTCAGGAAACGCGGCTGATTACGTGGACGACGGAGCTGGTTACGAGGCGCTTCTCCAGAATTTAGCGGAAGGAGAcggcggcggtggtggtggtggtggtggaaggAGAGGAGCGCCGCCGGCTGCTAAATCGGCGATCGAGGCGTTAGAGACTTTCGAGGTTTGTGGTTCTGATGATAAGATGGTTTGTGCTGTGTGTAAAGATGGGATGGTGGTTGGTGAAACCGTTAAGAAGTTACCGTGTGGACATTGTTACCACGGTAATTGTATTTTACCGTGGCTAGGGACGAGGAACTCTTGTCCTGTTTGTAGGTTCCAGCTGATGACTGATGATGCTGAGTATGAGGAAGAGAGGAAGAAAAGAAGTACTATCAACAACACCAACACCGCCTTG